From the genome of Aeromonas hydrophila subsp. hydrophila ATCC 7966:
TTGCAGCCGGTCGAGCTGCCGAGTGCCTGGTATCTGGTGCTCAAGCCCGATTGCCATGTGGCGACCGCCGCCGTGTTCCAGGATCCGGACCTGCCCAGAGATACCCCGAAAATGGCATTGCACAATCTGCTGGAAGGGGAGTGGAAAAACGATTGCGAATTGCTGGTGAAAAAGCGCCACCCCGAGGTTGCCAATGCGCTCGGCTGGTTGCTAGAATACGCGCCGTCAAGAATGACGGGCACAGGAGCCTGCGTCTTTGCTCAGTTTGAAGACGAAGTGGCTGCTCGGGAAGTGTTGGCAAAAGTGCCGAAAGGATGGGATGGGTTTGTCGCCAAGGGCGAGAACATATCACCACTCTTCGCTGCATTGCAACAAGTCAGTGATTGGGGTATCGCCAAGCGGTAAGGCAGCGGGTTTTGATCTCGCCATTCCTAGGTTCGAATCCTAGTACCCCAGCCATCTCCTGAACATCGAACAGGGTATATCGATTCACCTGCCGCAGCAGTCTTGCCGGGAGTGCACACTCCCCCTCGCCGGTTGCAGCATCCATCGTTACCCTCTCGTTGTCGGAAGGTCACTGGTCATCATGGATGACGGGGCGTCGACCAGCACGACGCTCAACCGACTTGCCGCATGCAACGTAGGCACCTGGCCTGAAAGCAGCCTATAGTGGTCTGACCCGTCAACTTGATAAATCGTTTGCCCCAAAACGATAAGGGTCTGAATAAGACTCCCCACATACTGGATGCAACCCCGAGGTTTCAAACCGTGCCTGACATGAAGCTGTTTGCTGGTAACGCAACGCCGGAACTAGCCCAGAAGATCGCAGATCGCCTGTTTATCAAACTCGGCAATGCTGCCGTAGGTCGCTTTAGCGACGGCGAGATCAGCGTACAGATCAACGAGAATGTACGTGGTGGCGATATCTTCATCATTCAATCCACCTGTGCCCCGACCAACGACAATTTGATGGAATTGATCGTGATGGTGGATGCTCTGCGTCGTGCTTCAGCTGGCCGTATTACTGCCGTTATTCCCTACTTTGGTTATGCCCGTCAGGACCGCCGCGTCCGCTCTGCCCGTGTTCCCATCACCGCCAAGGTCGTCGCCGACTTCCTCTCCAGCGTCGGTGTGGATCGCGTGCTGACCGTTGACCTGCATGCCGAACAAATCCAGGGCTTCTTCGACGTCCCGGTCGACAACGTGTTCGGCAGCCCGGTGCTGCTGGAAGACATGAAGTCCAAGAACCTCGAATCCCCCGTGGTCGTGTCGCCGGACATCGGCGGCGTGGTACGTGCCCGTGCCATCGCCAAGCTGCTGGACGATACCGACATCGCCATCATCGACAAACGTCGTCCCCGCCCGAACGTCTCCCAGGTCATGCACCTGATCGGTGACGTGGCCGGCCGCGACTGCATCATCGTCGACGACATGATCGACACCGGCGGCACCCTGTGCAAAGCCGCAGAAGCCCTCAAGGAGCGCGGCGCCAAGCGTGTATTCGCCTACGCCACTCACCCGGTCTTCTCCGGTTCCGCCGTGGAGAACATCAAGAACTCCGTGATCGACGAACTGATCATCACCGACTCCATCCCGCTCACCGCGGAGATGAAGGCGGTCGACAAGGTCAAGCAGCTGACGCTCTCTTCCGTGCTGGCCGAAGCCATTCGCCGCATCAGCAACGAAGAGTCCATCTCTGCCATGTTTGAGCATTGATAGACCCTGTTGTGACAAAAACCGCCAGCTGGCGGTTTTTGTCTTTTTAGTCCCAGTTACACCCGGTACTGCCCTGCCCCGTCGCAGGTTAAGGATTGTTCCATGAATCGCTTGCGCCCGCTGCTGCTCCTTGCCTTCTGCAGCTTCCTGTTCGCCTGTCAGCCCGGCAATGAAGGCCAGCCCTTCGTGCTGACCCTGGCTCACATGAACGACACTCACTCCCAGTTTGACCCGGTCAACGCCGAGCTGAAGGGGCCCATCTTTGGCAAGCAGGGGGAAACCGACACCCTCTACACCCGCTTCGGCGGCTATCCGCGCCTGCTCACCATGGCGAAATCCTTCCAGGCCGATGCGCTGGCCAAGAACCAGCCGATCCTGCTGCTGCACGGCGGCGATGCCTGGCAGGGCAGCGGCTACTTCAAGCTCAACGAGGGGATGGCCAACGCCGAGCTGCTGAGCCAGTTTGGTCTCGACGCCATGGCCCTTGGCAACCACGAGTTCGATCTCGACAACCAGAAACTCGCCCGCTTCATCCAGGGGGTCAACTTCCCGGTGCTGGCCGCCAACCTGGATACCCGCGACGATCCGGATCTGCGCCACGCCGCCAATCTCAAGCCGTTCGTCATCTACGCCTTCGACGGCAACCAGAAGAGCCCGGTCAGCGATCTCAACAACCTGCCCCAGGGCAAGCAGCTGGTCGCCGTGATGGGGCTGGTGCTGGAGGACATGGCCAACATCTCCCCCAACGTCGGCAAGCTGCGCTTTGGCAACGAAATCACCTCCGCCCAGGCGACGGTGGACCTGCTGCGCCAGCACGGCATCAACCAGATCGTGGCACTTACCCACATCGGCAACCAGCGGGATCTGGCGCTGGCGGCCAAGGTGAACGGCATCGACGCCATCGTCGGTGGTCACTCCCACAGCCTGCTCGGCGATTTTCGCAACATCGGCTGGGGCAACACCGGCGAGTACGCGGCGCTTGTCACCAACCCGGACGGGGTCGGCATGACCTGCGTGGTGCAGGCCGGCTCCTACGCCCAGGCCATCGGACTGGCTCAGGTGAGCTTCGATGCCCAGGGCCGGGTCATCGCCTGCAAGGGCCAGAACCAGCTGCTGGCCAGCCGCGACTTCTTCGCCGATCCCGCTCGCAAGCAGGCACTGGACGAGGCCCGCGGCAAGCAGGCAGCCAAGTTCATCGACGCCCAGCCCAACCTGGTGACCGTGGATGAGGATCCCCGCCTGCGCGGCATCATCGACAGCCACTACAAGCCCGCCCTCGAGCAGGCCTTCGGCCCCGTCATCGCCACCCTGCCGGCCGCCCTGCAAAATGCCCGTCGCCCCGGTGACAACGGCAGCGACAGCCACGGCTCCGACGTCGCCCCGCTGGTGGCCGAGGGTCAGTACTACTGGGCCAATACCCCGGCGGTGCAGGCGCTGACCGGCGGCCCGGTCCACTTCGCCCTGCTGGCGGTGGGCGGCGTGCGCGCCGATCTGCCGGCCGGCGAGCTGCGCGAAGGGGATGCGGCGCTCACCCTGCTGCCGTTCAAGAACCAGCTCTCGGTGCTCACCCTGACCGGCGCCGACGTGCGCGCCCTCTTGACCGAGACCATCACCGCCACCCTGCCCGCCAGCGCCCACGCCGGCAAGTTCCCCTACGGTGGTCACCTGCGCTACACCTTCACCGAGACCACACCGGGCAAGCGCGGCACTCTGACCCAGCTGCAGTGGCAGGACGCTGACGGCCAGTGGCAGGATCTGGTGGATGCGACGCGCTACCGGGTGGTGATGAACGCCTACAGCGCCAACGGCAACGACGGCTGGCAAGCGCTGGCTCGCGCCCAGGCCCAGCACGCCGAGCGCCAGGATCTCGCCTGGCAGGATGGCAAGTTGACGGCGTTCCCGGTCGAGCGGGTGGAGCAGAGCGGCGATCAGCTCAGCGCCCGCTATGCCGCCGGCCATCAGCTTGACTGCAAGGCAAGCGGCATGGATTGCGGCACCGACGCCGCCTCCTTCGTGCAGTATGTGCGCGAACAGCGCCCGACTCTGACGGCGCTGGCGGAAGAGACCGTCACCCTGGTGCGGGCCGTCCAGTAAGTCGGCTCTGCCACCGGCAAGCCACACCACGGGCCCCACGCAGGGGCCCGTTTTGCTGCCGTTGGCCGCTGGTTCTCCCGCTTTTCCCCGGCGCTGGCCGAGCTTTGGTTGAGTGATCGCCAGTCGGCGGCTAGAATATTGCGTCCCATTGCCCTGGGCAGTCGGCCCATTGCAAGCAGCGAGTGAAGAAATCAAGCGTGACAAGCCAAATCAAACTGATCGTGGGTCTGGGCAATCCCGGCCCGGAATATGCCAAGACCCGCCACAATGCCGGGGCCTGGTATGTGGAGCAACTGGCACGCTGGCACAACGTCAGCCTGCGCGAAGAGCCCAAGTTCTTCGGCCACACCGCCCGCATCCAGGTGGATGGCCAGGATGTGCGCCTGCTCATCCCGAACACCTACATGAACCTCTCCGGCAAGGCGGTGGCCGCACTGGCCCGCTTCTACCAGATCGAGCCGGAAGCCATGCTGGTGGCCCACGATGAGCTGGACCTGCCCCCCGGCATCGCCAAATTCAAGCAGGGCGGCGGCCACGGTGGCCACAACGGCCTCAAGGACATCATTGCCAGGATGGGCAACAACAATAATTTCTTCCGGCTGCGGCTGGGGATAGGTCACCCGGGCACCAAGGAGCTGGTCGCCGGTTTCGTGCTGACCAAGGCCCCCAGCAGCGAACAGAGCCTGATCGACGCCGCACTGGACGAGTCCCTGCGCGCCACCGACATTCTGTTCAAGCAGGACATGACCAAGGCCATGAACCGGCTGCACAGCTTCAAGGCCGAGAAAGTCTGAATACAGATGCCTGACACGCGTCAGGGTCGAACAATATGACGGGGTCGCCCAAGAACCTGTTCATGCTCTGTAACGAGAGGTTGTCAGCAAGGTAAAGCGCAGCGCAGGAACCGGAGCGTATAGTCATACGTGAGGATTCCGAGCAGCACATGAGCCTTGATCACAGCCTCGCAGCAAGAGCATGGACAGGTTCTGCGGCCCTCACACAGCATCCATCACGTAAGGTAACAATCCATGGGTTTTAAATGCGGTATCGTGGGCCTGCCCAATGTAGGCAAATCCACCCTGTTCAATGCGCTGACCAAGGCCGGCATCGAAGCCGCCAACTTCCCGTTCTGCACCATCGAGCCGAACACCGGCGTGGTACCGATGCCGGATCCCCGCCTCGATCAGCTGGCGGCCATCATCAATCCGCAGCGCGTTGTGCCGACCACCATGGAATTCGTGGACATCGCCGGCCTGGTGGCCGGTGCCTCCAAGGGTGAAGGTCTGGGCAACCAGTTCCTGGCCAACATCCGTGAAACCGAGGCTATCGGTCACGTGGTGCGCTGCTTTGATGACGAGAACATCGTCCACGTCGCCGGCAAGGTCTCCCCGGCCGACGACATCGAGGTGATCAACACCGAGCTGGCCCTCTCCGACCTGGATGCCTGCGAACGCGCCATCAACCGCCAGTCCAAGCGCGCCAAGGGCGGCGACAAGGATGCCAAGCTGGAAGTGGAAGTGCTGGAGAAGATCAAGGTGGCGCTGGAAAACGGCCAGATGATCCGCGGCATGAAGCTGGACAAGGATGAGCTGGCCGCCGTCAGCCACCTCAACTTCCTGACCCTCAAACCCACCATGTACATCGCCAACGTGGCGGAAGATGGCTTCGAGAACAATCCCTACCTCGACAAGGTGCGCGAAATCGCCGCCGCCGAGAACGCGGTTGTGGTAGTCGTCTGCTGCGCCATCGAGGCTGACATCGCCGAGCTGGACGATGCCGACCGCACCGAGTTCATGGCTGACCTTGGCATCGAAGAGCCGGGCCTGAACCGGGTGATCCGCTCCGGTTACGAGCTGCTCAAGCTGCAGACCTACTTCACCGCCGGCGTGAAAGAGGTGCGTGCCTGGACCATCCCGGTCGGCGCCACCGCTCCGCAGGCGGCCGGCAAGATCCACACCGACTTCGAAAAAGGCTTTATTCGTGCCCAAACCATCGCCTTCGAAGACTTTATCACCTACAAGGGTGAGCAAGGTGCCAAGGAAGCGGGCAAGATGCGCGCCGAAGGGAAAGAGTACATCGTCAAAGACGGCGATATCATGAACTTCCTGTTCAACGTCTAATCCCATGAGAGGCCAGCATTTGCTGGCCTCTTTTTTAACTGGCCAAGGCCCGTATCTGCTGGCAAATGTCGTAAAAAAAACCAGATTGTTGGGCTTTTGCACGACAGCGACCAATAACTCGCCAAACGCACCCAAATTCGGTTTTTCAAACAAAAAAAGGGTTGACGCCCCAGAGCCAGATACGCATAATTCGGCCCGCACAGTGACGAGGCAACGAGGCACTGGAAGCAAGGTTGGCTATGTAGCTCAGTTGGTTAGAGCATCGCACTCATAATGCGGGGGTCACAGGTTCGAATCCCGTCATAGCCACCATCTCTAGTTGGGGTATCGCCAAGCGGTAAGGCAGCGGGTTTTGATCTCGCCATCCCTAGGTTCGAATCCTAGTACCCCAGCCATTATTTCAGTTGTCGGCATTCACGTGCCGGTGACGGGTCAAGGGAAGCAGTGATGGGTGTTGAACTCGTCAGTGTGCCCAGGTTCAAATCCTGGTATCCCGGCCACTGTTAAAAGATGTTTGATAGACTCTGTCAGGCATCGCTGTTGGGGCATCGCCAAGCGGTAAGGCAGCGGGTTTTGATCTCGCCATACCTAGGTTCGAATCCTAGTGCCCCAGCCATTTTTAAAAGATGTTTGATAGTCTCTGTCAGGCATTGCTGTTGGGGTATCGCCAAGCGGTAAGGCAGCGGGTTTTGATCTCGCCATCCCTAGGTTCGAATCCTAGTACCCCAGCCATTATTCTGTTCTCTTCCACACCGTGGTTGACAACAAACGGCTATGTAGCTCAGTTGGTTAGAGCATCGCACTCATAATGCGGGGGTCACAGGTTCGAATCCCGTCATAGCCACCATTTTTGAAAACGTTCCTTCAATCATCTGATTGCAAAGAACACTGTTGGGGCATCGCCAAGCGGTAAGGCAGCGGGTTTTGATCTCGCCATACCTAGGTTCGAATCCTAGTGCCCCAGCCATTTTTGCTTGTATTCGACGCGAGTCGTGCACAAGAAGGCTATGTAGCTCAGTTGGTTAGAGCATCGCACTCATAATGCGGGGGTCACAGGTTCGAATCCCGTCATAGCCACCATTACTCCTGCGGAAGTGGCGAAATTGGTAGACGCACCAGATTTAGGTTCTGGCGCCCTAGGCGTGAGAGTTCGAGTCTCTCCTTCCGCACCATCAAAAGCAGTACCAAACAGACCAGCTCAGGCTGGTTTTTTTGTATCCGGCGTTTGCCGTTTTCCTCCCCCTCTCCATGCCGTCGCAAACCGGCAACGCCTGCCATATATCAATGATTGTGTCTCGTGCCCTCCTCTGCGACGGCGCTGATGCACGGCTTTCGCCATCCTTTTCATGTCAGAGCATTGCGGGCAATAAAAAGGCGGCCCGCAGGCCGCCATGTCGTTTGCTGTCGTCAGAACGGGAAGAACCAGGGAATGGCGATGACGCTCACCACCATCACCAGCAGGGTGAAGGGCACGCCGATGCGCACGAAATCCACGAACCGGTAGTTGCCGGGGCCCAGCACCAGGGTGTTGACCGGCGAGGAGACCGGCGTCATGAAGGCCGCCGAGGCGGCGATGGCGATGGTCATGGCGAACGGATAGGGGGAGATCCCCATCTGCTGCGCCGTGCCCAGCGCAATCGGCGCCATCAGTACCGCCGTCGCGGTGTTGGAGATGAACAGCCCTATGATGGCGCACAGGGCGAACAGGCTGGCCAGCATTACCCGCGGCCCCATCTCCCCTACCGCCGAGATCAGCGCGCCGACGATGAGATCCACCCCGCCGGTCTTTTGCAGCGCCAGCGCGAAGGGCAGCATGCCGACGATGAGGATCAGGGTCGGCCAGTGGATGGACTTGTAGGCGCTCTCCATGTCGATGCAGCGGAATTTGCCCATCAGCAGGCAGGCGATCAGCGCCGCGATCACGTTGGGCACCGGATCGGTCACCATCAGGGCGATCATCACCCCGAGGCAGATGAGGGCGTGAATGGCCTGGCTGCGGGCCGGCGCCATCTCGTCCACCTCGGCCGGCAACCCCAGCAACAGGAAGTCGCGGCTGTGGGTCTGCAGCAGGCGGATCAGGCTCCAGTTGCCCACCACCAGCAGGGTATCCCCCAACTGCAGCGCCTCGTCCACCAGCTTGCCACCAAGCGCCTCGCCGGCGCGGCGAATGCCCACCACGTTGAGGCCGTAGTGGGAGCGAAACGCCACCTCGCGGATGCTCTTGCCAAGCAGGCGGGATTCGGGGATGAGCGACACCTCCGCCATACCCACCTCCCGTGCCTGATCGGAGAAATACTCCCCGCGCAGGATCATGGGCTCGAGTCGTGCCTCGCTGCAGAACTCGCGCACGTCCACCTCGGGGTCGGACATGTCGATCAGCAGCACATCCTTGGCCTGGAACTCGGTCACTCCGGAGACGGTGACCATCACCCGCCGGAACTTGCGCCAGCGCTCCACCCCGATGACGTTGGCACCGTAGCGGGCCCGCAGTTGCAGCTCGTCCAGGGTCTGGCCGATCAGCGGTGAATCGGGCCGGATCGCCAGCCGGCGCGCCCGGCCGGCCAGCCGGTAGTCGCGAATGAGATCGCGCATGGTGCTGCGGCCGATCTGCTTGCTCTTGCCCTCCTCCCCGTCACGCACCAGAGAGGTGCGCATCAGCAGCATGTAGAGGATCCCCATCCCCAGAATGATGACCCCCATGGGGGTGAAGCCGAAGAAGCCGAAGCCGTGGATGTTGTGGCGCATCAGCTCGCTGTTGACCACCATGTTGGGCGGCGTCGCCACCAGCGTCATCATGCCGCTGATGAGGCCGGCAAAGCCGAGCGGCATCATCAGCCGGCCGGCCGGGATCCCCATCCGATTCGCCACGCTCAGCACCACCGGGATGAAGATGGCCACCACCCCGGTACTGCTCATCACGGCCCCCAGCAGGGCGACCGCCACCATCAGCAGCACCAGCAGACGGGTCTCGCTGCTGCCGGCCACCTTCACCAGCGCATCCCCCACCTGATAGGCGATGCCGGTACGCACCAGCCCCTCCCCCACCACGAACAGGGCGGCAATCAGGATGACGTTGGGATCGCTGAACCCCGCCAGCGCCTCCGGCAGGGTCAGGGTGCCGCTCAGCACGAACAAGATGATGATCAGCAAGGCAACCACGTCCATGCGGACCTTGTTGCTCACAAACAGATAAATGGCGCCCACCAGCATGCAGAGGACCCAGACCAACTCGGAATTCACACTTGCTCCTTTTGTTCAGCTCCACCCCGAGCGGAGCGGATTCCATCAGACCACAGCTCATTTCCCCCCGATTTGTTACATATCAATAAAGGGGCAGGGCATCATCGCATATCAGGGCGCCATCGGGGGCCTAAAGTTGCCCCTGCTGTTTGCCCATTCTTTGAGGTGGCTCGGCCCGGGTCGGACAAAAGTCCTGCCAGCCTCCCCCCATCGCCCCTAGAATAGGCCCGGTTAACGCCCCCAATTTTCAAAGGAAACGAAAATGAGCATATTCGAGTGGTTCAGCATCAATCACACCCTGGTGACCATACCGCTGGGCGGTGGTTACGCCATGTCGTGGATTGAAGCCGTCGGCACCCTGTTCGGGCTGGCCTGCATCTGGTGCGCCAGCCAGGAGAAGACCATCAACTACCTGTTCGGGCTCATCAACGTCAGCCTGTTCGCCATCATCTTCTTCCAGATCCAGCTCTACGGCCTGTTGCTGCTGCAGCTGTTCTTCTTCTGCGCCAACCTCTATGGCTGGTACGCCTGGACCCGGCCGGCCAACGCCCAGGGAGATACCCTGCAGATCCGCTGGCTCAGCAAGTCCAAGCTCATCGCCACCGCCGCCGTGAGCGTGTTGGCCATCGCCCTGCTGACCCTCTATATCGACCCGGTGTTCGCCGCCCTGGCACGTACCTCGGTCGCCCTGCTCAACCTGTTTGGCGCCAATCTCGCCACCCCTGAGCCCTCCCCCGATGCCTTCCCCTTCTGGGATGCCAGCATGACGGTGCTCTCCGTGGTGGCCCAGATCCTGATGACCCGCAAGTACGTGGAGAACTGGATCCTCTGGGTGGTCATCAACATCATCAGCATCGGCGTCTACGCTGCCCAAGGGGTCTATGCCATGTCCCTTGAGTACCTGATCCTGCTGTTCATTGCCGCCAACGGCACTCGCCTGTGGATGGTCAGCGCCAAGCGCCCGCAACAGGAAGCGATCGCATGAGCCTGCTGCCCCATCTGCAATGCCGCCCGGACCAGATCGCCGAACGGGTGGTGCTGTGCGGCGACCCGGCCCGGGTCGACCGCATCGCCGGTCAGCTCGATGAGTGTGACGTGCTGGGCCAGCACCGGGAGTTTCGCCTGATCAACGGCCACTACCGGGGGCTGCCCGTCACGGTGTGCAGCACCGGCATCGGCGGCGCCTCCGCCGTCATCGCGCTGGAGGAGCTGGTGCAGGCGGGCGCCCGCGCGCTCATCCGGGTCGGTTCCGCCGGCGCCCTGCAGCATGAGATCGCGCTGGGGGATCTCATCGTGGTGGAGGGAGCGGTGCGCAGCGAAGGCGCCTCGCAGGCCTACCTGCCCCCCGAGTACCCCGCCTGCGCCGACATCCGCCTGCAGGCCGCCCTGCTCGCCCATCTCGGCGCCAGCGGCCAGCCTCACTGGCACGGGCTGGTGCGTTCCCACGACAGCTTCTACCGGGATGACGAGCAGGAAGTCTGCCGCTACTGGCACGCCCGTGGCGTGCTCGGGGCCGACATGGAGACCGCCTCCCTGCTCGCCGTGGGGCGCCTGCGCAAGGTGCGGGTGGCCGCCGTGCTCTGCAACGTGGTGGCCTTCGAGCAGGACGTGCAAGCGGGGGTGAGCGACTACGCAGCCAGCGAAGCCGCCATGATGACCGGCGAGCGGCTGGCCATCGCCGCCGCCCTCCACGCCCTGACGCAATAGACCGGGTCTGCCGGGGCCGCAGCGGCCCCGGCAAAACGTTAAGCCCGGCACATTCAGAGGCGCCAAAGCTGGCATCCCGCATGCGCTCTTGCTAGCCTCATGCCCCTCGTCAAGTCGGGCCTTCACCATGCAGCAACAACCCTATCCGCTCGGTCGCTTTCACGCCGAGCTTGCCGCACTCGAACCGCGCTTTGCCGCGGTGCTGGCAGACTGCACCCTGTTTTCGCGCCGCTACCTGCCAGGTGAACCCATCATGCGCCAAGGGGAGCAGTGCGAGCAGCTCTATCTGGTGGCCCAGGGCCGGATTTCCCTCAACAGTGCGGTCCACTCAGGGCGGTTGTTTCAGCTCGGCGAGATTGAGTGCCACCAGCAGATCTTCGGCGAGATGGAGTTCTTCAGCGCCACCCCGGTGCAGTGGAGCGTGGTGGCCGAGACCGAGCTGGACGCCGCCGTCATCTGCGCCGACAAGCTGGCCAAACGGCTGCTGGCCGAGCCCGAGCTGACCCTCTTCTTCGCTGCGGCGCTCGCCAGCGATTATCTGGATACCCTGGACATCACCACCAGCCGGCTGTTGCACCCCATCGCCTACAACATCGCCTTCGAGCTGTGGCGCGAGCGCCAGCGCACCCCCATGCTCGGATCGCGCAAGCGGGCCCACGAGGCGGCGCGCTTCGGTACCACCGAGCGGGTCTATCGGCGCGCCCTCAAGGAGCTGATCGAACAGGGCATAGTTGCCGACGGCAGCGACGGTCCGGTCATCGCCGATCTGGCCAGGCTGCGCGCCTACCTCGACCTTTGATTTCCATTCACCCCATTTCGATTCACCCTGTCAGGAGAGTGCCATGCCTACCCATCCCGAGTTCACCTTCTTCAGCCGCTTCGTCGCCGACATCCAGGCCGGCCGCAAGACCATCACCATCCGCGACGAGAGCGAGGCCAACTGGCAACCCGGCCAGCGGCTGGCCCTGTTCACCAACCCGGAGCACCAGCCCTTTGGCACCATCGAGGTGCTCTCGGTCAAGGCAGTCGCCTTCGATGAGCTCAATGACGAACACGCCCGCCAGGAGAACATGACCCTCCCCGAGCTCAAACAGGTGATCCGCGACATCTACCCCGCCCTGCCGCCGCTCTATGTCATTGAATTCAAAGTGCTTGATTGAGCCGGATTTGGTCTTTGCCGAGCGATGT
Proteins encoded in this window:
- the pth gene encoding aminoacyl-tRNA hydrolase — its product is MTSQIKLIVGLGNPGPEYAKTRHNAGAWYVEQLARWHNVSLREEPKFFGHTARIQVDGQDVRLLIPNTYMNLSGKAVAALARFYQIEPEAMLVAHDELDLPPGIAKFKQGGGHGGHNGLKDIIARMGNNNNFFRLRLGIGHPGTKELVAGFVLTKAPSSEQSLIDAALDESLRATDILFKQDMTKAMNRLHSFKAEKV
- a CDS encoding bifunctional metallophosphatase/5'-nucleotidase, yielding MNRLRPLLLLAFCSFLFACQPGNEGQPFVLTLAHMNDTHSQFDPVNAELKGPIFGKQGETDTLYTRFGGYPRLLTMAKSFQADALAKNQPILLLHGGDAWQGSGYFKLNEGMANAELLSQFGLDAMALGNHEFDLDNQKLARFIQGVNFPVLAANLDTRDDPDLRHAANLKPFVIYAFDGNQKSPVSDLNNLPQGKQLVAVMGLVLEDMANISPNVGKLRFGNEITSAQATVDLLRQHGINQIVALTHIGNQRDLALAAKVNGIDAIVGGHSHSLLGDFRNIGWGNTGEYAALVTNPDGVGMTCVVQAGSYAQAIGLAQVSFDAQGRVIACKGQNQLLASRDFFADPARKQALDEARGKQAAKFIDAQPNLVTVDEDPRLRGIIDSHYKPALEQAFGPVIATLPAALQNARRPGDNGSDSHGSDVAPLVAEGQYYWANTPAVQALTGGPVHFALLAVGGVRADLPAGELREGDAALTLLPFKNQLSVLTLTGADVRALLTETITATLPASAHAGKFPYGGHLRYTFTETTPGKRGTLTQLQWQDADGQWQDLVDATRYRVVMNAYSANGNDGWQALARAQAQHAERQDLAWQDGKLTAFPVERVEQSGDQLSARYAAGHQLDCKASGMDCGTDAASFVQYVREQRPTLTALAEETVTLVRAVQ
- a CDS encoding ribose-phosphate pyrophosphokinase; this translates as MPDMKLFAGNATPELAQKIADRLFIKLGNAAVGRFSDGEISVQINENVRGGDIFIIQSTCAPTNDNLMELIVMVDALRRASAGRITAVIPYFGYARQDRRVRSARVPITAKVVADFLSSVGVDRVLTVDLHAEQIQGFFDVPVDNVFGSPVLLEDMKSKNLESPVVVSPDIGGVVRARAIAKLLDDTDIAIIDKRRPRPNVSQVMHLIGDVAGRDCIIVDDMIDTGGTLCKAAEALKERGAKRVFAYATHPVFSGSAVENIKNSVIDELIITDSIPLTAEMKAVDKVKQLTLSSVLAEAIRRISNEESISAMFEH
- a CDS encoding SLC13 family permease gives rise to the protein MNSELVWVLCMLVGAIYLFVSNKVRMDVVALLIIILFVLSGTLTLPEALAGFSDPNVILIAALFVVGEGLVRTGIAYQVGDALVKVAGSSETRLLVLLMVAVALLGAVMSSTGVVAIFIPVVLSVANRMGIPAGRLMMPLGFAGLISGMMTLVATPPNMVVNSELMRHNIHGFGFFGFTPMGVIILGMGILYMLLMRTSLVRDGEEGKSKQIGRSTMRDLIRDYRLAGRARRLAIRPDSPLIGQTLDELQLRARYGANVIGVERWRKFRRVMVTVSGVTEFQAKDVLLIDMSDPEVDVREFCSEARLEPMILRGEYFSDQAREVGMAEVSLIPESRLLGKSIREVAFRSHYGLNVVGIRRAGEALGGKLVDEALQLGDTLLVVGNWSLIRLLQTHSRDFLLLGLPAEVDEMAPARSQAIHALICLGVMIALMVTDPVPNVIAALIACLLMGKFRCIDMESAYKSIHWPTLILIVGMLPFALALQKTGGVDLIVGALISAVGEMGPRVMLASLFALCAIIGLFISNTATAVLMAPIALGTAQQMGISPYPFAMTIAIAASAAFMTPVSSPVNTLVLGPGNYRFVDFVRIGVPFTLLVMVVSVIAIPWFFPF
- a CDS encoding Crp/Fnr family transcriptional regulator, giving the protein MQQQPYPLGRFHAELAALEPRFAAVLADCTLFSRRYLPGEPIMRQGEQCEQLYLVAQGRISLNSAVHSGRLFQLGEIECHQQIFGEMEFFSATPVQWSVVAETELDAAVICADKLAKRLLAEPELTLFFAAALASDYLDTLDITTSRLLHPIAYNIAFELWRERQRTPMLGSRKRAHEAARFGTTERVYRRALKELIEQGIVADGSDGPVIADLARLRAYLDL
- the ychF gene encoding redox-regulated ATPase YchF; protein product: MGFKCGIVGLPNVGKSTLFNALTKAGIEAANFPFCTIEPNTGVVPMPDPRLDQLAAIINPQRVVPTTMEFVDIAGLVAGASKGEGLGNQFLANIRETEAIGHVVRCFDDENIVHVAGKVSPADDIEVINTELALSDLDACERAINRQSKRAKGGDKDAKLEVEVLEKIKVALENGQMIRGMKLDKDELAAVSHLNFLTLKPTMYIANVAEDGFENNPYLDKVREIAAAENAVVVVVCCAIEADIAELDDADRTEFMADLGIEEPGLNRVIRSGYELLKLQTYFTAGVKEVRAWTIPVGATAPQAAGKIHTDFEKGFIRAQTIAFEDFITYKGEQGAKEAGKMRAEGKEYIVKDGDIMNFLFNV
- a CDS encoding nucleoside phosphorylase — translated: MSLLPHLQCRPDQIAERVVLCGDPARVDRIAGQLDECDVLGQHREFRLINGHYRGLPVTVCSTGIGGASAVIALEELVQAGARALIRVGSAGALQHEIALGDLIVVEGAVRSEGASQAYLPPEYPACADIRLQAALLAHLGASGQPHWHGLVRSHDSFYRDDEQEVCRYWHARGVLGADMETASLLAVGRLRKVRVAAVLCNVVAFEQDVQAGVSDYAASEAAMMTGERLAIAAALHALTQ
- the pnuC gene encoding nicotinamide riboside transporter PnuC, whose translation is MSIFEWFSINHTLVTIPLGGGYAMSWIEAVGTLFGLACIWCASQEKTINYLFGLINVSLFAIIFFQIQLYGLLLLQLFFFCANLYGWYAWTRPANAQGDTLQIRWLSKSKLIATAAVSVLAIALLTLYIDPVFAALARTSVALLNLFGANLATPEPSPDAFPFWDASMTVLSVVAQILMTRKYVENWILWVVINIISIGVYAAQGVYAMSLEYLILLFIAANGTRLWMVSAKRPQQEAIA
- the yqfB gene encoding N(4)-acetylcytidine aminohydrolase, giving the protein MPTHPEFTFFSRFVADIQAGRKTITIRDESEANWQPGQRLALFTNPEHQPFGTIEVLSVKAVAFDELNDEHARQENMTLPELKQVIRDIYPALPPLYVIEFKVLD